One Saccharopolyspora erythraea NRRL 2338 genomic region harbors:
- a CDS encoding MFS transporter: MTTATPAGSGSLLDRWGLPKALVYGYIGVLLFMIGDGVESGFISPYMADHGAGSDVHAGYVITVYGVAVMIASWFSGALSDVWGPRRVMIVGFVIWVVFDVLYLVFALGTQNYVLMLVFYGIRGFGYPLFAFGFLVWITSTAPSARLGAAVGWFYFAFTGGLPTLGSLWASMTTPYLGQLGTLWSALVLIGLGGVFAFFGVKERTGYGRLIPQEVTLSESLGSSVSVIWTHPRVFVGCIVRIINTAPEFGMLVFLPRIFSDGLGFGESKWLQLLAIIYGTNIVCNLIFGVVGDKIGWRRTIASFGGVGCAISVALLYFIPVWLGPDYYWAAVLVGMLYGATLAGFVPISALIPSMAPTNKGGAMALLNLGAGGATFVGPAIASLFFPVAGAAGVTLIFAGLYVVAALLTTQLKIPKDAEVAIREGKSLQEVSATATR; the protein is encoded by the coding sequence CGTCGAGTCCGGCTTCATCTCGCCGTACATGGCCGACCACGGCGCGGGCAGCGACGTGCACGCGGGCTACGTGATCACCGTCTACGGCGTCGCGGTGATGATCGCGTCGTGGTTCTCCGGTGCGCTCTCCGACGTGTGGGGCCCGCGCCGGGTGATGATCGTCGGTTTCGTGATCTGGGTCGTCTTCGACGTCCTGTACCTGGTTTTCGCACTCGGCACGCAGAACTACGTGCTCATGCTGGTGTTCTACGGCATCCGCGGCTTCGGCTATCCGCTGTTCGCCTTCGGTTTCCTGGTGTGGATCACCTCCACCGCTCCGAGCGCGCGCCTGGGCGCGGCCGTCGGCTGGTTCTACTTCGCCTTCACCGGCGGTCTGCCGACGCTGGGTTCGCTGTGGGCGAGCATGACCACGCCCTACCTCGGTCAGCTCGGCACCCTGTGGTCGGCGCTGGTGCTGATCGGCCTCGGCGGCGTGTTCGCGTTCTTCGGGGTCAAGGAGCGCACCGGCTACGGCCGGCTGATCCCGCAGGAAGTCACGCTGAGCGAGAGCCTCGGCAGCAGCGTCTCGGTGATCTGGACCCACCCGCGGGTGTTCGTCGGATGCATCGTGCGGATCATCAACACCGCACCCGAGTTCGGGATGCTGGTGTTCCTGCCACGCATCTTCTCCGACGGCCTGGGCTTCGGCGAGAGCAAGTGGCTGCAACTGCTGGCGATCATCTACGGCACCAACATCGTGTGCAACCTGATCTTCGGTGTGGTCGGTGACAAGATCGGCTGGCGCCGGACGATCGCGAGCTTCGGTGGCGTCGGATGTGCGATCAGCGTGGCGCTCTTGTACTTCATCCCGGTGTGGCTGGGCCCGGACTACTACTGGGCAGCGGTTCTGGTCGGTATGCTGTACGGCGCGACGCTGGCGGGCTTCGTCCCGATCTCGGCGCTCATACCGTCGATGGCACCGACCAACAAGGGTGGCGCGATGGCGCTGCTGAACCTCGGTGCCGGTGGCGCGACGTTCGTCGGGCCGGCCATCGCGAGCCTGTTCTTCCCGGTGGCCGGGGCCGCCGGGGTGACGCTGATCTTCGCCGGGCTCTACGTGGTCGCCGCGCTGCTGACCACCCAGCTCAAGATCCCCAAGGACGCCGAAGTGGCGATCAGGGAGGGCAAGAGCCTGCAGGAGGTCAGTGCCACGGCCACCCGCTGA